One part of the Lotus japonicus ecotype B-129 chromosome 2, LjGifu_v1.2 genome encodes these proteins:
- the LOC130735832 gene encoding probable polyol transporter 6, translating into MSMKNETNVVHMELEDGVNEKSRRKLNTYACACVMAVTIISAIFGYVTGVMAGALLFIKEELGINDMQVQLLGGILNVCALPACMVAGRTSDYVGRRYTIILSAVILLLGSILMGYGPSFPILMIGRCTAGFGVGFALIIAPVYSTEISLPSNRGFLTSLPDVSLNVGLLIGYVSNYFLGKLPLKLGWRLMLAIPVIPSLVLIILMLKLAESPRWLVMQGRVGEARKVLLLVSNSKEEAEQRLKEIKSAVGIDESCTKDIVHVPEKTRNGEGALRELFVKPSPPVRRILIAAIGVHVFQQICGIEGICIYSPRVFEKTGITSKSNLLLATVGLGISQAVFTFISAFLLDRVGRRILLLISSGGVVVTLLGLSFCSFIMQQSKEEPLWGISFTIVAIYIFVAFVAIGIGPVTWVYSSEIFPLRLRAQGLGVCVLVNRLANVAVLTSFISIYKTITVGGSFLLYTVITACAWWFYYSYLPETKGRSLEDMESIFGKNSKPEKQINAAQVNNG; encoded by the exons ATGTCCATGAAAAATGAAACAAATGTGGTGCACATGGAACTGGAAGATGGTGTGAACGAGAAGAGTCGTAGAAAGCTCAACACGTATGCTTGTGCTTGCGTGATGGCCGTCACTATTATATCTGCCATATTCGGTTATG TTACTGGAGTAATGGCTGGAGCACTCTTGTTCATCAAGGAAGAGCTTGGAATCAATGACATGCAAGTCCAGCTCCTAGGAGGTATTTTAAACGTGTGCGCATTACCGGCATGCATGGTTGCCGGAAGAACATCCGACTACGTCGGCCGCCGCTACACCATCATTCTATCCGCCGTAATCCTCTTATTGGGCTCCATTCTTATGGGCTACGGCCCATCTTTCCCAATCTTAATGATAGGAAGATGCACTGCAGGCTTTGGTGTGGGCTTTGCACTGATCATAGCCCCAGTATACAGCACAGAGATTTCACTTCCTTCAAATAGAGGCTTCCTCACTTCCCTCCCTGATGTTTCACTCAATGTGGGACTCTTAATTGGCTATGTCTCAAACTACTTCCTTGGGAAGTTACCCTTGAAACTTGGATGGAGATTGATGCTAGCAATTCCAGTGATTCCTTCACTTGTGCTGATCATTCTCATGTTAAAATTGGCAGAGTCTCCGAGATGGTTGGTAATGCAGGGACGCGTAGGCGAGGCGAGAAAAGTGCTTTTACTTGTCTCTAACTCAAAGGAAGAAGCAGAACAACGGTTGAAGGAAATAAAAAGTGCTGTGGGGATTGATGAGAGCTGCACCAAAGACAttgtccatgttcccgagaaAACTCGCAACGGCGAGGGAGCTTTGAGGGAATTGTTTGTTAAGCCTTCGCCTCCGGTGCGCCGGATACTAATTGCTGCAATTGGAGTTCATGTGTTCCAGCAAATTTGTGGGATTGAGGGGATTTGTATATACAGTCCAAGGGTGTTTGAGAAAACAGGAATAACAAGCAAGAGTAATCTCCTTCTAGCCACAGTTGGTTTAGGAATCAGCCAAGCTGTGTTCACATTCATTTCAGCTTTTTTGTTGGACAGAGTTGGGAGGAGGATTTTGTTGCTGATTAGTTCAGGGGGTGTGGTTGTGACATTGTTGGGTTTGAGTTTTTGTTCATTTATAATGCAGCAATCCAAAGAAGAACCCTTGTGGGGGATAAGTTTTACCATTGTTGCTATCTACATCTTTGTGGCTTTTGTGGCTATTGGGATTGGGCCTGTGACATGGGTTTACAGCTCTGAGATATTTCCACTGAGGTTGAGAGCACAGGGTCTTGGTGTGTGTGTGCTTGTGAACAGGCTTGCAAATGTGGCAGTGCTTACCAGTTTCATTTCAATTTACAAGACAATAACAGTGGGTGGGAGTTTCTTACTGTATACTGTTATCACTGCTTGTGCTTGGTGGTTCTACTATTCCTACTTGCCTGAGACTAAAGGAAGATCATTAGAAGATATGGAGTCTATTTTTGGGAAAAATTCCAAGCCAGAGAAACAAATTAATGCAGCCCAAGTTAACAATGGATAG
- the LOC130740738 gene encoding pentatricopeptide repeat-containing protein At4g38150-like isoform X2 produces MPALLRRVHKPVSSSQMERLVSLLNSKQPVRHFSFTDDCSGDIKQLMGESDDVSIHKLDPHFSDSSREGSEPIPNRALRGTQPVNPHSREYNRGSRSSRPRFDGNRGRPDDVEMTNKSSQTDIGFQGRNMSDTNKVVNKLGDSFLDKFKLGFDNKAGNSSEVAASNLSEEAKSANSNQPAMPEDADEIFKKMKETGLIPNAVAMLDGLCKDGLVQEALKLFGLMREKGTIPEIVIYTAVVEGYTKAHKADDAKRIFRKMQSNGISPNAFSYTVLVQGLCKCSRLQDAFEFCVEMLEAGHSPNMTTFVDLVDGFVKEQGVAEAKGAIRTLIEKGFVVNEKAVKGFLDMKKPFSPSVWEAIFGKKAPQMPF; encoded by the coding sequence ATGCCTGCATTGCTAAGACGGGTTCATAAGCCTGTATCCTCCTCTCAGATGGAAAGGCTAGTTTCTCTTTTAAATTCGAAACAACCTGTACGCCATTTTAGCTTCACTGATGATTGCAGTGGTGACATCAAACAACTTATGGGAGAATCTGATGATGTTTCTATTCATAAGTTAGACCCACATTTTAGTGATAGTAGCCGGGAAGGATCAGAACCAATTCCAAATAGGGCTTTGAGAGGTACACAGCCAGTTAATCCGCATAGTCGAGAATACAATAGAGGTTCTCGTTCCTCTCGTCCGAGATTCGATGGCAACCGTGGCAGACCTGATGACGTGGAGATGACAAATAAGTCTTCCCAAACTGATATTGGATTTCAGGGCCGAAATATGTCGGACACTAATAAGGTTGTGAATAAGTTAGGAGACAGTTTCCTTGATAAGTTCAAGCTTGGTTTTGATAATAAAGCAGGGAATTCCTCGGAGGTTGCAGCAAGCAACCTATCTGAAGAGGCTAAGAGCGCAAATTCCAATCAACCAGCTATGCCTGAGGATGCCGATGAAATtttcaagaagatgaaggaaacTGGTCTTATCCCCAATGCGGTGGCTATGCTTGATGGTCTATGTAAAGATGGTCTTGTTCAAGAAGCCTTGAAGCTTTTTGGTTTGATGAGAGAAAAGGGAACCATTCCAGAGATTGTCATTTACACCGCTGTGGTGGAGGGCTACACTAAGGCTCACAAGGCTGATGATGCCAAAAGGATTTTCAGGAAAATGCAGAGTAATGGAATTTCACCCAATGCTTTCAGTTACACGGTTCTTGTACAAGGACTCTGCAAATGTAGTAGATTACAGGATGCTTTTGAATTTTGTGTGGAGATGTTAGAAGCTGGTCATTCTCCAAATATGACAACTTTCGTTGACCTTGTAGATGGTTTCGTCAAGGAACAAGGGGTTGCAGAAGCAAAGGGTGCTATCAGAACATTAATAGAAAAGGGTTTTGTTGTTAATGAGAAAGCTGTTAAGGGGTTCTTGGACATGAAAAAACCATTTTCACCCTCTGTTTGGGAGGCTATCTTTGGGAAGAAAGCCCCACAGATGCCATTTTAA
- the LOC130740738 gene encoding pentatricopeptide repeat-containing protein At4g38150-like isoform X1 — protein sequence MVLMPALLRRVHKPVSSSQMERLVSLLNSKQPVRHFSFTDDCSGDIKQLMGESDDVSIHKLDPHFSDSSREGSEPIPNRALRGTQPVNPHSREYNRGSRSSRPRFDGNRGRPDDVEMTNKSSQTDIGFQGRNMSDTNKVVNKLGDSFLDKFKLGFDNKAGNSSEVAASNLSEEAKSANSNQPAMPEDADEIFKKMKETGLIPNAVAMLDGLCKDGLVQEALKLFGLMREKGTIPEIVIYTAVVEGYTKAHKADDAKRIFRKMQSNGISPNAFSYTVLVQGLCKCSRLQDAFEFCVEMLEAGHSPNMTTFVDLVDGFVKEQGVAEAKGAIRTLIEKGFVVNEKAVKGFLDMKKPFSPSVWEAIFGKKAPQMPF from the exons ATG GTCCTCATGCCTGCATTGCTAAGACGGGTTCATAAGCCTGTATCCTCCTCTCAGATGGAAAGGCTAGTTTCTCTTTTAAATTCGAAACAACCTGTACGCCATTTTAGCTTCACTGATGATTGCAGTGGTGACATCAAACAACTTATGGGAGAATCTGATGATGTTTCTATTCATAAGTTAGACCCACATTTTAGTGATAGTAGCCGGGAAGGATCAGAACCAATTCCAAATAGGGCTTTGAGAGGTACACAGCCAGTTAATCCGCATAGTCGAGAATACAATAGAGGTTCTCGTTCCTCTCGTCCGAGATTCGATGGCAACCGTGGCAGACCTGATGACGTGGAGATGACAAATAAGTCTTCCCAAACTGATATTGGATTTCAGGGCCGAAATATGTCGGACACTAATAAGGTTGTGAATAAGTTAGGAGACAGTTTCCTTGATAAGTTCAAGCTTGGTTTTGATAATAAAGCAGGGAATTCCTCGGAGGTTGCAGCAAGCAACCTATCTGAAGAGGCTAAGAGCGCAAATTCCAATCAACCAGCTATGCCTGAGGATGCCGATGAAATtttcaagaagatgaaggaaacTGGTCTTATCCCCAATGCGGTGGCTATGCTTGATGGTCTATGTAAAGATGGTCTTGTTCAAGAAGCCTTGAAGCTTTTTGGTTTGATGAGAGAAAAGGGAACCATTCCAGAGATTGTCATTTACACCGCTGTGGTGGAGGGCTACACTAAGGCTCACAAGGCTGATGATGCCAAAAGGATTTTCAGGAAAATGCAGAGTAATGGAATTTCACCCAATGCTTTCAGTTACACGGTTCTTGTACAAGGACTCTGCAAATGTAGTAGATTACAGGATGCTTTTGAATTTTGTGTGGAGATGTTAGAAGCTGGTCATTCTCCAAATATGACAACTTTCGTTGACCTTGTAGATGGTTTCGTCAAGGAACAAGGGGTTGCAGAAGCAAAGGGTGCTATCAGAACATTAATAGAAAAGGGTTTTGTTGTTAATGAGAAAGCTGTTAAGGGGTTCTTGGACATGAAAAAACCATTTTCACCCTCTGTTTGGGAGGCTATCTTTGGGAAGAAAGCCCCACAGATGCCATTTTAA
- the LOC130740739 gene encoding uncharacterized protein LOC130740739: MIPVRCFTCGKVVGNKWEPYQQSLKNGCSVNEALDSLGLARSCCRGMLMTHIDLTDDQMDYDPKPKERHNPGPKPEPKPKPQPQVSGLKRDKPDN, from the exons atgatccCTGTTCGCTGTTTCACCTGTGGGAAG GTGGTTGGAAACAAGTGGGAGCCCTATCAGCAGAGTCTGAAGAATGGTTGCTCTGTAAA TGAAGCATTGGATTCTTTGGGATTAGCTCGATCTTGTTGTAGGGGCATGCTGATGACCCATATTGACCTCACTGACGATCAGATGGACTACGACC CCAAGCCTAAGGAAAGGCACAATCCCGGGCCCAAGCCTGAGCCCAAGCCCAAGCCCCAGCCCCAGGTCAGCGGGCTGAAGAGAGACAAGCCTGACAACTAA